GCAAAAATGAGATTGGGGTTTTTTCCTCCCAATTCTAAGGATAGTTTTTTAAACATGGGTGCAGCTATGCGGGCAATTTCAGCCCCTGTTTTAGTGCCACCGGTAAACGATATAGCCTTGATACCGGGATGGGCGACCATAGCACTGCCCACTTTGGGTCCGTATCCATGAACAATATTCAATACTCCGGCAGGCAGCCCTGCCATCATGCAGATTTCAGACAACAGATAAGCCGTTTTAGGGGTAATTTCAGAGGGTTTGGCTACCACACAGTTTCCGGCTGCCAATGCCGGTGCTATCTTCCATGTAAAAAGGTAAAGTGGTAAATTCCAGGGAGAAATACATCCTACAACCCCCAAAGGACGGCGCAGGGTATAGTTGATGGCAACACCCGGCATATAATGAGATTCAGAGGCAAAATGAGGAGCAGCAGTAGCAAAAAACCGGAAATTGGAAGAAGAACGGGGAATATCTAATTCTGTGGACAAGGTGAGTGGTTTACCGGAATCCTCGGTTTCGGCTGCCGCCAGAATATGTATGTTTTCTTCAATCAGGGTAGAAATTCGCAACAAAATCCTTGACCGTTCATCCAATGAGGTGTTTGACCAGACAGGGAAGGCTTTTTTTGCGGCGGCAACTGCCAGTTCGACATCCCGCTCGTCCGAATCGGGAATATAAGAATAGACCTCGCCAATAGCCGGATTGAAATTGTCTATATAACTATTGGATACGGGAGGGTTAAGGGTTCCATTGATATAATTCCTGAAATATTGGTCGGTATGAATGGTTATCATGTGAACGATGATTGGCTGATGAATAAAACAATCAAAATCGGGTTACAAGGTATCGGTTCTGCCCCCGTCAACAGGAAGGTTGATTCCATTGATATAGGCGGCTGCCGGAGATGCCAGAAACGCAATAGCGGCAGCTATTTCTCCGGCCTGACCAAAACGGCGGGCAGGTATGGTGCTGAACATTTCGGTTTCAATAGCTTCGGGAGTGGTTTGGCTGTTGGCGGCCCGCGTGTTGATGATGCTTTGCAATCGTTGCGTGGCGGTATATCCCGGCAACACATTATTGACCGTTATTCCAAACTGTCCTACTTCGTTTGCCCAGGTTTTTGACCATCCTGCAACTGCCCATCGGGTGGTGTTCGAAACACCCAAACCCGGAATAGGGGCTTTGACCGAAGTGGATATGACGTTAATGATACGTCCGTATCCGGCAGCCTTCATGCCCGGCAAAACTGTTTGAGACAACAATTGATTGCAAATCAGGTGGTGATGATAGGCTTGCAAAAACGCATCCGCCGTGGCATTGGTAATAGGTCCGCCGGGAGGGCCTCCGGTATTGTTGACCAAAATATGAAATGCTTTGTTGGTGGTTTTAAGTTCGCTTTCAACAATTTGCCTTACTACTTCGGGCAGACCGAAATCGGCACAAAGGTAGTGATGTTGTTGCCCTTTCGATACATCTAAAACCGGCAATACTTCCTTTAAACGCTGTTCGTTACGGGCCAACAAAGTAACGTTTGCCCCCAACAAGGCAAGCTCTTCGGCAGCCGCTTTCCCTATGCCCTGACTGCTGCCGCATACCAACGCATTTTTACCGGATAAATCTAAATTCATGTTTTTATGATTCCTGAAATTTGAAAGGTAACTGCTACAAAGGTAATAACTATTCACCTGCATTTTGGCACCGGCCGTTTTTTCAGAAATAATCCGATGATTGCTTTTTTCCAATATACATCGTTAAACCATAACGTCCTGAAATATTCTAATACAACGGCTGTTTAAAACCAGACTGATTAGCAGGGGCTTTCCGAATCGGTTTAAGCGGGTTGTGTTTGAATGAAGGTAAAAAGAAACCAATGAAAACAAATTTGCGTAACTTTGTAATATGGATGTACAACCGGTACTAAGCAGCCCCCCTAACGAAAAAGTCTATTTTGTTTCCGACTTTCATCTGGGAGCACCCGACAGCAGTCAGAGTTTGGTTAGAGAGAAAAAATTTGTCCGGTTTTTAAACAACATTCAATACGATGCCACTCGTTTATACATCCTCGGCGATTTGTTCGACTTTTGGTTTGAATATAAGAAAGTAGTTCCTAAGGGATATGTACGTGTGTTAGGCAAACTTGCCGAATTGGCGGATGGAGGGTTGCCGATTTACTTTTTTACCGGAAATCACGACTTGTGGATGTTTGGATATTTTGAACAAGAATTAGGCATACCTGTTTACCATCGTCCGGTATGTGTTGAAATCGAAGGGAAAATGTTTATGATAGGGCATGGAGACGGATTAGGTCCCAACGATAAAGGATATAAAATTTTGAAAAAATATTTTTTTACCAACCGTTTTTGTCAAAAACTGCTTAGCATCCTGCATCCTGATTTGGGAATCGGACTGGCCAACTATTTTTCTAAAAAAAGCCGTTTGGCCACCGGCACCACCGACGAACACTTTTTGGGCGAAGAAAACGAATGGCTCATCACTTATGCCAAACGAAAACTACAAACACAGGCAATTGATATCTTTGTGTTCGGGCACAGACATCTCCCACTTAAAATACCAATTCAAAACAGTTTATACATCAATTCAGGAGACTGGATAAAATACAATTCTTATGCAATTTATCAACAACAACAAATTGAAATTTACTACTTTAACCCTGATTAGCCTGCTGTCAGTCTGCCTGATTGCTTTCGTTTCCTTTATGCCATTGCCAAAGGGAAACTACAAACTTGTGAACTCTGTTCCGGTGAATGCCAACTTTCTGACCTCCGATTTTCTGAAGAGTGCATACGTCATCAACAACAAAAATCAGGTTGTTAAATATGATTCTACCGGCAACGTGCTGAACACTTTTAACGAA
This is a stretch of genomic DNA from Sphingobacteriales bacterium. It encodes these proteins:
- a CDS encoding aldehyde dehydrogenase, with translation MITIHTDQYFRNYINGTLNPPVSNSYIDNFNPAIGEVYSYIPDSDERDVELAVAAAKKAFPVWSNTSLDERSRILLRISTLIEENIHILAAAETEDSGKPLTLSTELDIPRSSSNFRFFATAAPHFASESHYMPGVAINYTLRRPLGVVGCISPWNLPLYLFTWKIAPALAAGNCVVAKPSEITPKTAYLLSEICMMAGLPAGVLNIVHGYGPKVGSAMVAHPGIKAISFTGGTKTGAEIARIAAPMFKKLSLELGGKNPNLIFADCNFEEMLNTTVRSSFSNQGQICLCGSRIYVQRPVYEKFKSAFIEKVRALQVGDPMKLNTNTGAVVSKQHSEKILSYIALAKQEGGTILTGGHAVNLQGSCSKGWFIAPTVIEGLDYACRTNQEEIFGPVVTMTPFDTEEEVLQYANSTPYGLSATVWTQNLNRAHRLAEKLECGIVWINCWLLRDLRTPFGGVKNSGVGREGGWEVFRFFTEAKNVCIKSFPDMTD
- a CDS encoding SDR family oxidoreductase, with the translated sequence MNLDLSGKNALVCGSSQGIGKAAAEELALLGANVTLLARNEQRLKEVLPVLDVSKGQQHHYLCADFGLPEVVRQIVESELKTTNKAFHILVNNTGGPPGGPITNATADAFLQAYHHHLICNQLLSQTVLPGMKAAGYGRIINVISTSVKAPIPGLGVSNTTRWAVAGWSKTWANEVGQFGITVNNVLPGYTATQRLQSIINTRAANSQTTPEAIETEMFSTIPARRFGQAGEIAAAIAFLASPAAAYINGINLPVDGGRTDTL
- a CDS encoding UDP-2,3-diacylglucosamine diphosphatase, whose translation is MDVQPVLSSPPNEKVYFVSDFHLGAPDSSQSLVREKKFVRFLNNIQYDATRLYILGDLFDFWFEYKKVVPKGYVRVLGKLAELADGGLPIYFFTGNHDLWMFGYFEQELGIPVYHRPVCVEIEGKMFMIGHGDGLGPNDKGYKILKKYFFTNRFCQKLLSILHPDLGIGLANYFSKKSRLATGTTDEHFLGEENEWLITYAKRKLQTQAIDIFVFGHRHLPLKIPIQNSLYINSGDWIKYNSYAIYQQQQIEIYYFNPD